Part of the Nicotiana sylvestris chromosome 2, ASM39365v2, whole genome shotgun sequence genome, gtactatctaatggcgctatactttgcgtgttaaatatcatgatgttgacaagacaactttatgtcactggtcagctttttcagttcgacaagacaacacacacataatgtactatctaatggcgttatattttgcgtgttaaatatcatgatattgacaagacaactttatgtcagctggtcagctttttcagttcgacaagacaacacacacataacgtactatctaatggcgctatcctttgcgtgttaaatatcatgatgttgacaagacaactttgtgtcagctggtcagcttttcaGTTTGACAAGACAACATACACATAATAAGTATacaaataattttattaaattattatttaaataggtaaaatgggaaagtacaaatcttagttaacaagcataattttatttcataaatcttgcaacatagacataacaactaattatttaTAACATCAACTCATGTgtagttaggtacactagaagaacacccaccacgagcttgattagttttgccacccaaaccagctgaaggatATTTTCGACGGTCGTGTCctatttgcgagcatataccacatttgcgcgcataaacggtgtcaccaacatccatttggttccgtatacgcgttctcttctgcacctgtcttttacacaaataggacttgttacacaccattttaaatggttccggaggccaataatgctcaacACCCACTGACTGCagctgaccactatatgtgtttaggtacttgaaaatactatattgttgatcaacatagttagtctccgcataaccaacacgttgaaaacacttgatggcatgtgagcaaggcatgtggtagatggaccattccCACAGGAGCATAACCTAGCTGATTCATTTAaggtatgtacattattaccccgattattatggatagtggtgtgaacttcaaaaacacctctttcgttatcatactgcaaaaatgaatgctaatgtgctcgccgtctgtatttctcaaatctctgcatcagcactggcataaattcagcACCCCTCTCCATCAATTATGTTGCAGCTGCAGACAGTTTAACAAACCTCTTTGCTTGAACGACTTCCGCACCATGgttgtgacgggcaatcctcttgccgacttcaataatccgttgaaggactctgacacgtttgtagtaagaattccccatcgtctgccaccatccgcatgcaacaTCCACTTTTCAAGGTCATGTTGCATTAACCAATAATAagctgcctcgtcttcttgcctgatagaatccatatgcctccggaatttatgttgttggtggtctgttgctgccatccacatcaaatcatgtagatccttgttgggatgtgccttctggaaattggccttaaagtgcctcacacagtaacggtggtatgcataaggttcttgtcATGCATGCAAGTTCTCCAAAGAACTTAATATATcaccatgccgatcagatattagacaaatacctgaatgctatttgacaacgtgctctttcaggtggttcaaaaacaacatccacgtctctgtgctttcattagcacaaacagcaaaagctagaggaaatatctgtccattagcatccactgtCACGgttatcaatagcttgatatcgcactttccatagacatgagttccgtctatggatattacgggtcggcaatgcgaaaaaccatcaattgctggcttaaacactcagaacacgtaattgaatatgtattctggtgttcccgAACTTTgatcaagcttccattcaacaactgtcccggggttaaagtgctgcagtgcggccatgtactttggcagagatgcaaatgacttatccgaATACCGTACacaatttcaaacgctcgtttacgcccgagaaatgcctttcttttcataatggtatgaccatattcctggtggactgatATAATGCACTAtttgattgtataccttatggacgcttcgaggtatggaataagtacaagagaaatcaagtcaatatccaagttgaagtgattcccgttgaatgtgtccatttcgcatgtgtgggtgggaatgtatttacccactttccacatacctgtcttcttcttggtcgcacgcaacatccaattacatggctaAAACCACATgcggcaaacaaccttgtataccatcggacttgactcccatacctgcatctcacgacactcttttacgttgtttattttacaagccctgcttaagcacgctttatcaggaaaaagcatcccttttgcaagcaccgttggtctagactcgtCCCACATTGCTGttcggatttcatcaaaatccctttgagagcttccacatccgacACGGTTGACAAGCTATCAATGTAAgaaatctcccttgaatgaaacgacacttcggactcgtacactcttcgtctagggggtctctcttcaaatcaaATCCTTCCTCCTCATTCTGCTCATCACCATCTTCACGaaaaagggtgtctcgtctccggaTTTATCGACATTGTTATCGAAATCACTGTTCTGTTCTTCACTCTGTGtatctgccagatcccgatgtaatacgccgttttcggtcaattgagtgagtacgggtggttcaacttgctcgttttcactgcacaaccaacaaaaatataagctagtgaattaataaatgctttccatatggctatatcacttcacttacaagtcgtaatgtgatgaaattccatgatggacgttttcaattaggtgatgactaccggatgggccacttgtaaaattcatatccggccggtaccccctattaaatatatgagcgttaatacaaattcaatacgccaaaaatatacataattaacacaaatgaaaattgaagtttactactcgccttgtgaattatggaaaacagggtataaattattttctcgctgctcattcgccggtggtgatAAGTTTATATCCAGGAAAACTTtttcatccggaacctgtccggcaaaaactgctccagaataaccacccgatgactaggggttatctctactacgcacaaccttgTTTTTTGGAACGACTTCAACCTTCACGTatatctccaacattgtgattacaagaaattcccagcattcgtccggagtccttagaaaatcactcaaagtttcatcatcgtcgatgttaaactccgagtaaaaagcaaccccttgcggagtgacggaatacgaatatcttccagttactttaagtatcactaaacgtttcctcacactcatttttttgcataacaacgatatcaatttatcgtactctattgtaagtggcaatttaacatgacactgagcaggtaaactgtagcccacagagttattctccatcacaacctcactcCCCCAATATAaagaaactcttattctacgctcttcagacataatgaaaaaatgctggagaatttaacaacaataaacgtttcaacaacagttaaatttttttttgaatgaatttctatacaatcctaacctctttatataggaaatggctagccgggatttatatatatatatatatatatatatatagcgcccaaaaagttggcactatatgcttttgaattattgaagtcacgAATTGTTGGTGGGGCCAGGAAAAAGGAGTATAGCGCCAAAATACCAAGCGCTATATATAAAActtatgtatagcgccaggtattgtggcgctatacctgtgccgtgtcagcttttacagtatagcgccacaatacccgGCGTTATACATTAACAGTGCCGTTactgttttatatatatatatatatatatatatatagcgcccaaaaagttggcactatatgcttttgaattattgaagtcacgAATTGTTGGTGGGGCCAGGAAAAAGGAGTATAGCGCCAAAATACCAAGCGCTATATATAAAActtatgtatagcgccaggtattgtggcgctatacctgtgccgtgtcagcttttacagtatagcgccacaatacccgGCGTTATACATTAACAGTGCCGTtactgttaatgtatagcgccaggtattgtggcgctatatataaaaatgtaactttttttttccaCCTATTTatatattttgagtccaaaagaaccacaattgGGTTCCGGACTCTTAGTTAGGTGGGTTTTGGTTTATGGCTTATGATATGTTGCTCGATCTATCTTGGGATAAACAAAGGCTTGTTGACTCAGACGCGTTTTAATATGTTAATTCGATAATGGGAGTTTAAATTTTATGTATGGCCTGTGTAAGAAATTCTAATATCATCATGTTATGTTTTATTCGTATAACaagtaatttattttatttttaagattataaatttcatattttaaaaattacataTAAATAGTCCTTAATTAATTGGTTGAGTTACATGGTGGGCTACCCTTGTGTTTGAAGTGAAATAAGATAATTATATTATATCCTGAGATTCGAGTAAAATAATTAAGGTAAATTATTAATTGTAATTCCTAATGCCCGCGAAATCATTTCCCTCTTCCTTCAAGCTTTAGCGGTTTATCTCGAAACTTCATTTGCCCTCTCATTTCAATTGATGCTCAACTTTTTTGAAAACAGGGAAACCTAGAAATGTCATCATCAGTCAATCCGGAAGAAGCCCAATGGAAAAACCCTAACATTTACAGCCGCAAGGAAAAATCCCTCGGTCTTCTTTGCGCCAAGTAATCtctcttctctccttttcttttttgttgtatgcGTGAGATGCTTAGGTAAGTGTATCTACACTACAACGCGATCTTAGAACGAGACGATTATGTGAAATACATAGCAAGTATAGTAGTCGTGTAAGTGATAAATTGATGAGAGAATGTTGATCCCCCGGAGGATTACTATTAGGGTTTAAACTTAAATGATTTGACTGTTTTGTTAATTTTGAGATATTGAATTATGGACGAGGAGCACAATAATCTCAATAtggaaaccaaagaaaactccGTAAGCAGACACGTGTACAGTCGAGAAGAAACTCAGTGAGAACTTATGTTAGGAGATAGAATCATCGGATGCCCATCTAATCTAGAGTTTGAACAAATATGATTTTCACTTGATATACAACATCCCTTCTCTGTTTTATGTTATAAATGTGGTGTCCGGACTAGCTCGTGCGCACCTCGATTAATTCTACTGGGTACCTGTTACCTCcagatgggaagaaatcacctacATTTTTGCCTCCGTTGGAGTCGAATGTGAGACCTCATGGTTCTAAACCCACTTCATTGGCCACTAGGTCACACCATTTGGTTAACTGCCCTTCTCAGTTAAATTTTTTCATCTTAACATCACTAACCCCAAATATCTCCTTCGACAAAGGCTTAAGATTAGCTTTATTAAAGATACAATAAGGTTTGGAATGGCTTCCATGGGACATGTGATTCCTAAAAAATCTAATTCTCTTTCCTATAGATTGGCTATCCCAATTATTCATACTATGGTGGCTCTCTTATGTTTAAAGCAGTAATTATGTCTAATTGGAAGGCGATGAGTTCAAGGTGTCTTAGGCCGTACCACCTACTCTTTTGATGAAGTAATGCAAATGTGTGCACGACTATTTACAATTGTTTCTCTTTGGTTAATTGCCTAAATCAGTTGAGTGTATAATTATTCTCAAATATAAAATTACCTAATCAATCTAAAGAATTTCTTCAGTCAATCCAAAACTAAACATATTTGGCATAATGATGCTTCATAATGGTTGATGTAAAATTTGGAAAATTTTGATAAATACAATCACCATGGAAGCAAATTGAATTCGAATTAATTACATCAACATTAGTTTCATACACTCCTAACTCAAAAAATCTACTCCATAAAGAATTAAACAAAACCAAGAGAAGTTTACTAGATATTATCATGATAATGAAAGTAAATTAGTGGGAAGAAAAACACATGGATTGAGAATGAAGACTTGATCCTTTCTTCTTCCGTCTTATCCTCTATTTGGGAGCTTCCTAAAGGGTTTCTCTTCAACTTGAAGCTCTAAATATGGTCTATGACCTCCTTGGATACTTTCTATCGGAACTTTCATGTCAAATTTAATAGAATGCAAGAAAGATGTTTCCCGTAGCGAATTAGGACTTTTCGCAGCCTTAATATGTTGGAGGGACACAACAATGGTTTTCTAGCACTGCTGCTCTGAGCCACTATTTTGCAAATCTAGTAAATTGGCCACGTCTCTTTGTAGAATATCAAAATTTGAATTGTTTTACAGTGCTGGAATCTAGACTTAATGGGCTACCATATTTCCAAAAATCATGGCTCAGCTCATTGGAATTTTTTCAATATCAATTGTTGAATTGAGAGATTATCTGGTATAATGATAGTATATTTTTTTGCCAAAACTATTTTGTTTCCTTCCTCCCGCAAAATTAGATAGAGATGTATGGAAGAAACCAATGAAATGCCTTATAAAACATAGAAAAACTTAAGCCAAAAATCTGGATTTTATCAATATAAAAACAACCATATCATTTCTATCTCTACTTTCTTGACCGGATAAGTTTTGTACTATTCAGTTTCTTGAAGCTGTGTGATCGGGAAGGAGTAGATTCCATTGGATTGGACAATGCTGCCGATCAATTAGGTCTTTGCCCTGTCTTCTCAGCTTTCAATCCTCACATTATCTTTCCAACTGTGTCACCACAAATATGCAGATTTCTTCTTGCATGTGTTCAAACAGAATCTTGTTGTGGTTGTAGGTGTCGAGAGGCGTCGCATTTATGATATTGTCAATATTTTGGAAAGTGTTGGGGTAATTCTTTATCTTTTCGTCTTCCTCTCATAAATCTATATGATTGAATGACTAAGGCAGTTTATTTCAGGTTTTGTCACGAAAAGCTAAGAATCAGTATAAATGGAATGGGTTTAGTGCAATTCCTAAAGCTGTAGATTTGCTTAAGGTAGTTTTCTTTCTGATAAGTAGATGTGCGTAATGTAGTTGGTATCCATTTTCCTGGTCTCATATGTACGTTTCCTGGGAATTTGATATTTTTTGCTTATTTTGTAGAAAGAAGGACTAAAAGATCAGTCTGTTGTCTCCTCCACTAGCCACAATGTTGCAAATGTATGTATACCATGCTTCTTTCTTCTTTCACCCTTCCCCACACCAAGGCATCTATATAGGGTGATTTGGAGTGGGACTGTTAGCAGTAATAGGGTTGAGTAATAGCTCAGTTATAGATACTCTCCAATTAGTTCACTCAATTAGTTATTTATTTTCTCAGCGATTGCATCATCTTCTTAGCATGATATAACACCGCGGACTTCTTCTACTAGGTAATAGCTTGTAATCATTCAGATCTCAAGGAAAAAGGGCAAGACAAGACTTCTGGATCACATAAAATTGGTGAGTTTCTTATCTGTAGGTGTGATTGTTGTGATTTTTGAATGCGTTCAattcttgattttttttccaGTTGAGGGCATTATTCTAATATTCTGAAGAACTGCAGGATATCCTATGTCACATTCTGTATTTAGTGAGACTAACTTGATGTCTGATTGTGTAGACAACCGGAAGGAGAAGTCTTTGATGATTCTTGCCCAAAATTTTGTAAAGCTTTTCCACTGTTCTGATGTAAGTGGAGCCATAGATCTTCTGACCAGTTGCCAACTATAAGTCAGCTAATGCCTTAACTTCTTTAGGTTGACTTGATCTCTCTTGATAAGGCTGCATCAGCTTTGCTTGGTGATATGCACGATCCCATGGCTATGAAGAGTAATTCATGTTCTTGTTATGTTGCTATCTTTAACTTACGGTGAAAAACTTGATAGAAAAGTTGTTACTCTCTCATGAATATTTTGCAGCTAAGACCAGACGCTTGTATGACATTGCAAATGTTTTTGTGTCCATGAATCTCATTGAGAAGGTTGGTTATTGAATTTTACTGATCAGTAACTGAATATTCTCAAAATAGTGAAGTAGAGAATTATTTCTTTTGAGATTGATCTTTGCAATACATATGTAGATACGTAGTCCAGATAATGGAAAACCAGCATTTAAGTGGATAGCCTGGAGAGAAAATCCTAGGACTGGGTCCCCTGCAGCTTCTAAATCAGATGATTCAAAGAGGAGAACATTTGGGGCAGAGATCACAAATACAATTTCAAAAAGATGCAGGGCTGATTCTTCATCTGATCTAGTGTCAAATGGGCAGGTAAAGAGGTTGAAAGTTGCAAAAGATGATGAATTGAAAGATAAAAATCAGGAGATGTCAACAGAGCGGCTTAATGGACATGGTACAATGGATTTTGTATTTGGCCCTTTTGGTCCAGCAAGTTTGTCCAAAGCAGGAGTTTCTGGAAAAGAAAATTTGAAACAGACTCAGAATTGGGAGGATCTGGCTTCTACATATCGCCCTCAGTATCAGAATAAGGGTACTTTCTAAAATCTCATTTGGAAAAGTTAAAGCACCTATTATTCTACCCATTCCAAGTGAGTAGGGGAGGAGGGGTGACACCTATTTTGGTCTATATTCTCATACATGTTGGTCCAGAAGTTAACTCAGTTCGCAGGCTCCTCATATCAAAGCAGGGTCTTGGATTTGATCCTGTTTCTGCTCCCCTCTCCCCTACTTCTCCTCTTGAACGAaaggaggaaaaaaaaagaagagaacagAAAATATTATTCATACACTTAGGCATGCCACTTTTACTGTTTTTGGCCTCTTTTCTGGAAAAAACCCTGTCTTTAACATCTTAATCCACGAGACATTTAAGAACTAGCAGCTAATCATTAAAGATTTTTAGTAAGTAGACTTCATAATGTTGGGGAACGTATAAGAAATGCCACAAACAAAGAGAAGAAACAAGAAAATGCTACCTTTTATCACTAAGGCTTTTGCTTTTCTGAAGATTATACTCCAATTTGCTTGATgctctttttgttgttttataTTGTATACTTACCAATTAATTAATTAGCATGATAATTTTGTTCGCCCGACAGTCTATAGCATGCTCTTGAAAAGATTTCTAGGTGTCAACTGCTTCTGCCATTTTAAAAACTACTTATGATAGACTACATTTCTCAAATTTAATTTATCCAATTTCTAGCACCCAATTTAGCTCCTACTAGAGTAAAATGTGCTTTTTTGTTCATGTGAACCTGTGTTTATATCCCATGTAGTTATTGCCTTAATGAAGAGGTTGAAATGTTTCCATTTGCCAAATGTTACAGCTGCAAGTGAGCTTTTTGCTCATTATGTTGAGGCATGGGAGTCGTGGCAGGTTGAAGCTGCCAATGAGCTGCACAAACAACATCTAAATTAATGCAATCTTGGATCTCTTTTATTTCAGGTGGCATCGAACACATTCAGCAGGAATATATCTGATGCTGTTACTCTCAGTTTCACTTGAGAGATTAGTGGTTATTGGTTGAATATCTCCTCGATACATCTTTCAGTTGAGTATGCAGCTAATATCAGATATCACCCCTGATGCTAGTTCTGTGCGGTACTGTTGTAGTTCCCAGTTTTATCTGGATGAGTTTCCACTTGCAAGGGCTCGAGCTTACTAGGTTGTAAAAGACAAATACCTGCTACCATTGATGATGTATGTGTGTT contains:
- the LOC104221987 gene encoding E2F transcription factor-like E2FF isoform X1, whose product is MSSSVNPEEAQWKNPNIYSRKEKSLGLLCANFLKLCDREGVDSIGLDNAADQLGVERRRIYDIVNILESVGVLSRKAKNQYKWNGFSAIPKAVDLLKKEGLKDQSVVSSTSHNVANVIACNHSDLKEKGQDKTSGSHKIDNRKEKSLMILAQNFVKLFHCSDVDLISLDKAASALLGDMHDPMAMKTKTRRLYDIANVFVSMNLIEKIRSPDNGKPAFKWIAWRENPRTGSPAASKSDDSKRRTFGAEITNTISKRCRADSSSDLVSNGQVKRLKVAKDDELKDKNQEMSTERLNGHGTMDFVFGPFGPASLSKAGVSGKENLKQTQNWEDLASTYRPQYQNKAASELFAHYVEAWESWQVEAANELHKQHLN
- the LOC104221987 gene encoding E2F transcription factor-like E2FE isoform X2, encoding MSSSVNPEEAQWKNPNIYSRKEKSLGLLCANFLKLCDREGVDSIGLDNAADQLGVERRRIYDIVNILESVGVLSRKAKNQYKWNGFSAIPKAVDLLKKEGLKDQSVVSSTSHNVANVIACNHSDLKEKGQDKTSGSHKIDNRKEKSLMILAQNFVKLFHCSDVDLISLDKAASALLGDMHDPMAMKTKTRRLYDIANVFVSMNLIEKIRSPDNGKPAFKWIAWRENPRTGSPAASKSDDSKRRTFGAEITNTISKRCRADSSSDLVSNGQVKRLKVAKDDELKDKNQEMSTERLNGHGTMDFVFGPFGPASLSKAGVSGKENLKQTQNWEDLASTYRPQYQNKGGIEHIQQEYI